In a single window of the bacterium HR11 genome:
- the mdtB_2 gene encoding Multidrug resistance protein MdtB, translated as MNHSNAPSRERGGVALFVYRPVLATMIVAFLVTLGWVSFRGLPVDLFPNIEVPVVTVTTALPGASPEEVESTVTKPLEEAINTASGIDELRSFSQEGLSTIVVSFVLEKDADEAVQDVRDKVNSVLSQLPTGTKPPVISKLDFDAVPVLYIVVSSRRDLRETTEIARKLLKEPLETVPGVGSVVLFGGRERALQVDLIAERLRALDLPVVAVWNAIQAQNLEYPGGRLTAGDRETGVRLQARVRNAEDLANLVIAERNGAIVRLKDVAVVRDGFKEPRQLSRLWVRGRVDTPEESVTLIVFKQARTNTVRVIEAVKARLEELRKALPPDVQTHILGDQSRFIRASIRELQLHLALGAILASLVVFVFLRNWQATLISALAIPTSLIATFIFIRAAGYSLNTMTLLGLTVAVGIVIDDAIVVIENVFRHMEEYGVSAFQAAVQGFREIALAVTATTFSLVIIFLPIAFLKGRAGLFLRQFGWTSAVAVLFSLLVAYVLTPMLSSRLLRPQKVRSKTTGFYRWIEAGYVGVLRWALRHRWAVVLIAVLCVLSTGPIVRFMGKEFIASDDTGEFTVSIEAPSGSSLEATDRLLLSVFERVRAIPEVQAMVLRVGDITTGSEAVHQGNVYVQLVDYRQRKRSQFDVMREIRQILREFPELRAQVTEAALIGGAGGWQFPVNVVLTGPDLDVLESLARHVMSRMRATPGFASVDSSIPNRLPEFQVRVLYDRAQTLGVRAQDVALSLRLLLGGDEVSSFREGVDRYGIWLRLRPEDRRRLDDVLTLPVPSLRGTNVELRNVAHVDFGVAPAAIQHWNRSRVVNVLATLDGLDLGRALDVVRQAFAEVRPSAAYELHVLGRGKIMAETFANFLTAFGLAFVFMYIILAAQFEHFLHPVTILLSIPLTLPFALLSLWLWGENLGLYGLMGTFLLAGVVKKNGILQVDYTNRLRAQGLSRWDALIEANRTRLRPILMTTFTLVMGMVPIALGRGVGAASRASLAKAIVGGQLLSLLITLLIVPVGYSLFDDLTGWVRRRVLRVAPAEAVTPAPSGGAE; from the coding sequence ATGAACCACTCGAACGCCCCGAGTCGGGAACGCGGGGGCGTGGCACTGTTCGTGTACCGCCCGGTCCTGGCGACGATGATCGTCGCCTTCCTGGTCACGCTGGGCTGGGTCTCCTTCCGGGGCCTGCCCGTCGACCTCTTTCCGAACATCGAGGTGCCCGTCGTGACGGTGACGACGGCCCTGCCGGGGGCGAGCCCCGAGGAGGTCGAGTCGACGGTCACGAAGCCCTTAGAAGAGGCCATCAACACGGCCAGCGGCATCGACGAGCTCCGGTCCTTCAGCCAGGAGGGCCTTTCGACCATCGTCGTGTCCTTCGTCCTGGAAAAGGACGCCGACGAGGCCGTCCAGGACGTCCGGGACAAGGTCAACAGCGTGCTGTCCCAGCTCCCGACGGGGACGAAGCCGCCGGTCATTTCCAAGCTGGACTTCGACGCCGTGCCCGTCCTCTACATCGTCGTGTCCTCCCGGCGGGACCTGCGGGAGACGACCGAGATCGCCCGGAAACTCCTGAAGGAGCCCTTGGAAACGGTCCCCGGCGTCGGGTCCGTCGTCCTCTTCGGCGGCCGGGAGCGGGCCCTTCAGGTCGACCTCATCGCCGAACGGCTCCGGGCCCTGGACCTGCCCGTCGTGGCCGTCTGGAACGCCATTCAGGCCCAGAACCTGGAGTACCCCGGCGGACGCCTGACGGCCGGGGACCGGGAGACCGGCGTCCGCCTGCAGGCCCGGGTCCGAAACGCCGAGGACCTGGCGAACCTGGTCATCGCCGAACGGAACGGGGCCATCGTGCGCCTGAAGGACGTCGCCGTCGTCCGGGACGGCTTCAAGGAGCCCCGCCAGCTGAGCCGCCTCTGGGTGCGCGGTCGGGTCGATACGCCGGAGGAGAGCGTCACCCTCATCGTCTTCAAGCAGGCCCGGACGAACACCGTCCGGGTCATCGAGGCCGTGAAGGCCCGCCTCGAGGAGCTCCGGAAGGCCCTGCCGCCGGACGTGCAGACCCACATCTTAGGCGATCAGTCGCGATTTATCCGAGCATCGATTCGGGAACTCCAGCTCCACTTGGCCCTGGGGGCCATCCTGGCGAGCCTGGTCGTCTTTGTGTTCCTGCGGAATTGGCAGGCCACGCTGATCAGCGCCCTGGCGATCCCGACGAGCCTGATCGCCACGTTCATCTTCATCCGGGCGGCCGGGTACTCCTTGAACACGATGACCCTGCTGGGCTTGACAGTCGCCGTCGGGATCGTCATCGACGACGCCATCGTCGTCATCGAGAACGTCTTCCGGCACATGGAGGAATACGGCGTCTCGGCGTTCCAGGCGGCCGTCCAGGGATTCCGGGAGATCGCCCTGGCCGTGACGGCGACGACCTTCTCGCTGGTCATCATCTTCTTACCCATTGCTTTCCTGAAGGGCCGGGCCGGCCTGTTCCTGCGACAGTTCGGCTGGACCAGCGCCGTGGCCGTCCTGTTTTCGCTTCTGGTCGCCTACGTCCTGACGCCGATGCTGAGCTCCCGGCTCCTGCGGCCTCAGAAGGTCCGCTCGAAGACGACCGGCTTCTACCGCTGGATCGAGGCGGGCTACGTGGGGGTCCTCCGGTGGGCGCTCCGCCACCGGTGGGCCGTCGTCCTCATCGCCGTCCTGTGCGTCCTGAGTACGGGCCCCATCGTCCGCTTCATGGGGAAGGAGTTCATCGCCAGCGACGATACGGGGGAATTCACCGTGTCCATCGAGGCGCCCAGCGGGTCCTCCCTGGAGGCGACGGACCGTCTTCTGTTGAGCGTCTTTGAACGGGTCCGGGCCATCCCCGAGGTCCAGGCGATGGTCCTGCGGGTCGGCGACATCACGACGGGAAGCGAGGCCGTCCACCAGGGGAACGTCTACGTCCAGCTTGTGGATTACCGCCAGCGGAAGCGGAGCCAGTTCGACGTCATGCGGGAGATCCGGCAAATCCTGCGGGAGTTCCCCGAGCTCCGGGCCCAGGTCACGGAGGCGGCCCTCATCGGGGGTGCCGGTGGCTGGCAGTTTCCCGTCAACGTCGTCCTGACGGGGCCGGACCTCGACGTCCTGGAGAGTCTGGCCCGGCACGTCATGAGCCGCATGCGGGCGACGCCGGGCTTTGCCAGCGTGGACTCCTCGATCCCGAACCGGCTCCCCGAGTTTCAGGTCCGGGTCCTGTATGACCGGGCCCAGACCCTCGGCGTACGGGCCCAGGACGTGGCCTTGAGCCTTCGCCTTCTCTTAGGCGGGGATGAGGTCTCGAGTTTCCGGGAGGGCGTGGACCGCTACGGTATCTGGCTCCGGCTCCGGCCCGAGGACCGTCGGCGCCTGGACGACGTCCTGACGCTCCCCGTCCCGTCCCTCCGGGGAACGAATGTGGAGCTTCGCAACGTGGCGCACGTCGATTTCGGCGTCGCCCCGGCGGCCATCCAGCACTGGAACCGGTCCCGGGTCGTCAACGTCCTGGCGACCCTGGACGGCCTCGACCTGGGACGGGCCCTGGACGTCGTCCGGCAGGCTTTCGCCGAGGTCCGTCCCTCGGCGGCCTACGAGCTCCACGTACTGGGACGGGGCAAGATTATGGCCGAGACCTTTGCCAACTTTCTGACGGCCTTTGGCCTGGCCTTCGTCTTCATGTACATCATCCTGGCCGCTCAGTTCGAGCACTTCTTACATCCGGTCACGATCCTCCTGTCGATTCCCCTGACCCTGCCGTTTGCCCTCCTGTCGCTGTGGCTGTGGGGCGAGAACCTGGGCCTGTACGGCCTGATGGGGACGTTCCTCCTGGCCGGCGTCGTCAAGAAAAACGGCATCCTGCAGGTCGACTACACGAACCGCCTGCGGGCCCAGGGCCTCAGCCGGTGGGACGCCCTGATCGAGGCGAACCGCACGCGGCTCCGGCCCATCCTGATGACGACCTTCACGCTGGTCATGGGGATGGTCCCCATCGCCCTCGGACGGGGCGTCGGGGCGGCAAGCCGGGCGTCGCTGGCGAAGGCCATCGTCGGGGGCCAGCTCCTGAGCCTGCTCATCACGCTCCTCATCGTGCCCGTCGGGTACAGCCTGTTCGACGACCTGACGGGCTGGGTCCGGCGGCGGGTCCTGCGGGTCGCCCCGGCCGAGGCCGTGACGCCGGCCCCCTCGGGCGGCGCAGAGTGA
- the fdhD gene encoding Sulfurtransferase FdhD, with amino-acid sequence MTERPGSTTRVPVLEVRNGRRRYRDDELATEEPLEIRVLTPSAGRWVCHRVAVTLRTPGHDFELAAGFLYTEGVVPDRRAIARIAYCTDPAEPQQYNVVNVYLEAGVPFDPERLSRHVYTNSSCGVCGKAALEFIRVVCPRPPVGDFRLSPDFFRRLPEALESAQRIFARTGGLHASALFDRDGRLILLREDVGRHNAMDKLVGALLLEGRLPASNTVVLVSGRASFELVQKALMAGIPVLAAVGAPSSLAVDVAREFGMTLIGFLREGRFNVYSGAERIRSGAE; translated from the coding sequence ATGACCGAACGGCCCGGTAGCACGACCCGTGTCCCCGTCCTGGAGGTCCGGAACGGCCGCCGGCGGTACCGGGACGATGAGCTGGCGACCGAGGAGCCCCTGGAGATTCGGGTCCTGACGCCCTCGGCGGGCCGGTGGGTCTGCCATCGGGTCGCCGTGACGCTCCGCACGCCGGGCCACGACTTCGAGCTGGCCGCCGGATTTCTCTACACGGAAGGCGTCGTCCCCGACCGCCGGGCCATCGCCCGGATCGCCTATTGCACGGACCCCGCCGAGCCCCAGCAGTACAACGTCGTCAACGTATACCTGGAGGCCGGCGTCCCCTTCGACCCCGAGCGCCTCAGCCGGCACGTGTATACGAATTCCAGTTGCGGCGTCTGTGGCAAGGCCGCCCTGGAGTTCATCCGGGTCGTATGCCCCCGCCCCCCGGTGGGCGACTTCCGGCTATCTCCGGACTTCTTTCGGCGCCTCCCCGAGGCCCTTGAGTCGGCCCAACGCATCTTTGCCCGGACGGGGGGTCTCCATGCGTCCGCCCTGTTTGACCGGGACGGCCGTCTGATCCTGCTTCGGGAGGACGTCGGCCGCCACAACGCCATGGACAAGCTCGTCGGGGCCCTGCTCCTGGAGGGTCGCTTACCGGCCTCGAACACGGTCGTCCTCGTCAGCGGCCGGGCGAGCTTCGAGCTCGTCCAGAAGGCCCTCATGGCGGGCATCCCCGTCTTGGCCGCCGTCGGCGCCCCCAGCAGTCTGGCCGTCGACGTGGCCCGAGAATTCGGGATGACCCTCATCGGCTTCCTGCGGGAAGGCCGCTTCAACGTTTACAGCGGGGCCGAACGGATTCGGTCCGGGGCGGAGTGA
- the vte5 gene encoding Phytol kinase: MQEHRRDVIRKLVHMAMGLFALLLRYLTPWQAALCALAALAHNVWLLPRLWGRYLYRSDEQTLGRVPIGIIAYPLSVLLLILVFGTHPYVVAAAWAMMAFGDGLAGLTGPWVGRVRWPWNPRKTVEGSLAYVGGAFLGSWALLMWTTGGRVPTGLPLRDEAAFFLWTPLAVSLLTAVLEALDLRLNDNLTIPLSAGALLYMAYHVPWDDLAWTPSVAQVLLALGLNWVIGGTAWSLGWVSASGFWSGWVVGVVTFLAGGWRAYLLLLALFVGGSLATRWARDVKAARGLAESPRDWRSAVAKAGLPALLTVWWALAPSDHRAWIAAGLVAAYAAGLMDTVASEVGKGLGGAAFLWWAGRSVPVGTPGAVSVVGTAAGLAAGAGLVGLGAGLWGLPVAWVPWMIVAVAVANFLESFLGHTLRSRGLATAYELNAVLVVLAAVLTMGVVRS, translated from the coding sequence ATGCAAGAGCATCGTCGAGACGTCATACGCAAGCTGGTCCACATGGCGATGGGCCTTTTCGCGCTCCTGCTTCGGTACCTGACGCCCTGGCAGGCGGCCCTGTGTGCCCTGGCCGCCTTGGCCCATAACGTATGGCTTCTGCCGAGGTTGTGGGGTCGCTACCTCTATCGGTCCGATGAACAGACCCTGGGCCGGGTCCCCATCGGGATTATCGCCTACCCGCTGTCGGTCCTCTTGCTGATCCTGGTCTTTGGGACCCATCCCTACGTCGTCGCCGCCGCCTGGGCGATGATGGCCTTCGGGGACGGCCTGGCCGGCCTGACGGGACCCTGGGTCGGGCGGGTTCGATGGCCGTGGAACCCCAGGAAGACCGTCGAAGGCAGTCTGGCCTACGTCGGGGGGGCCTTTCTGGGGAGCTGGGCCCTGCTGATGTGGACGACCGGCGGCCGGGTCCCGACGGGCCTGCCCCTGCGGGACGAGGCGGCCTTCTTCCTGTGGACCCCCCTGGCCGTGAGCCTCCTGACGGCCGTCCTGGAGGCCCTGGACCTGCGGCTGAACGACAACCTGACGATCCCCCTGAGCGCCGGGGCCTTGCTCTATATGGCCTACCACGTCCCTTGGGACGACCTCGCCTGGACGCCCTCGGTCGCCCAGGTCCTTTTGGCCCTGGGCCTCAACTGGGTCATCGGCGGCACGGCCTGGAGCCTCGGCTGGGTCAGCGCCTCGGGGTTCTGGTCCGGTTGGGTCGTCGGGGTCGTGACGTTCCTGGCCGGCGGATGGCGGGCCTACTTGCTCCTGCTGGCCCTCTTCGTCGGCGGAAGCCTGGCGACCCGATGGGCGCGGGACGTGAAGGCGGCCCGGGGCCTGGCCGAGTCGCCCCGGGACTGGCGGAGCGCCGTCGCCAAGGCGGGCCTGCCGGCCCTCCTAACGGTCTGGTGGGCCCTGGCCCCGTCCGACCATCGGGCCTGGATCGCCGCCGGCCTCGTGGCGGCCTACGCGGCCGGTCTGATGGATACGGTCGCCAGCGAGGTCGGGAAGGGCCTCGGCGGCGCGGCCTTCCTCTGGTGGGCCGGTCGTTCGGTCCCGGTCGGCACGCCGGGGGCCGTTTCCGTCGTCGGGACGGCCGCCGGCTTGGCCGCCGGGGCCGGCCTCGTCGGCTTGGGCGCCGGGCTCTGGGGCCTCCCGGTCGCCTGGGTGCCTTGGATGATCGTCGCCGTGGCGGTCGCCAATTTTTTGGAATCCTTCCTGGGGCATACCTTGCGGTCCCGGGGCCTGGCGACGGCCTACGAGCTGAATGCCGTCTTAGTCGTCTTGGCGGCCGTCCTGACGATGGGCGTCGTCCGGTCGTAA
- the era gene encoding GTPase Era, producing MKKAVSQPPVPETWTPPPGFRAGIVSLVGQTNVGKSTLLNRILGRKVAIVSPKPQTTRTRITGVLTRPEGQIVFWDTPGIHEPHFELNKRMVQIAYACLRNVDLIGWVIDVEREAYRPYEPILNLLREVQAETPVFLIINKIDRVPKQEVLPVIDRYRQLMDFKEIVPVSALRGTNVEELVRTILKYLPESPPLFPPGQWTDADESFLIAELIREKIFQYTRQEVPYCTAVHVQKVEDKGHVLVVYADIWVEKDSQKGILIGQGGQMLKRIGTRARQEIEALLGQHVYLDLQVRVREKWRQRPSDLDLLGIRWE from the coding sequence ATGAAGAAGGCGGTATCTCAGCCCCCGGTACCGGAGACGTGGACCCCGCCGCCCGGCTTTCGGGCCGGGATCGTCTCCCTCGTCGGTCAGACCAACGTCGGCAAGTCGACCCTCCTGAATCGCATCCTGGGCCGGAAGGTCGCCATCGTGTCGCCCAAGCCTCAGACGACCCGGACCCGCATCACGGGCGTCCTGACCCGCCCGGAGGGCCAGATCGTCTTCTGGGACACGCCGGGCATCCACGAGCCCCATTTTGAGCTGAACAAGCGGATGGTCCAGATCGCCTACGCCTGCCTTCGCAACGTGGACCTCATCGGCTGGGTCATCGACGTCGAGCGGGAGGCTTATCGGCCGTACGAGCCCATCCTGAACCTCCTCCGGGAAGTCCAAGCCGAGACGCCCGTCTTCCTCATCATCAACAAGATCGACCGGGTCCCCAAGCAGGAGGTCCTGCCCGTCATCGACCGGTATCGGCAGTTGATGGATTTCAAGGAGATCGTACCCGTCTCGGCCCTCCGGGGCACGAACGTCGAGGAACTCGTCCGCACGATCCTGAAGTACCTCCCCGAGAGCCCGCCCCTGTTTCCGCCGGGCCAGTGGACGGACGCCGACGAAAGCTTTCTCATCGCCGAGCTGATTCGGGAGAAGATCTTCCAGTACACCCGCCAGGAAGTCCCTTACTGTACGGCCGTCCACGTCCAGAAGGTCGAGGACAAGGGCCACGTCCTGGTCGTGTATGCCGACATCTGGGTCGAGAAGGACTCCCAGAAGGGGATCCTCATCGGTCAGGGCGGCCAGATGCTGAAGCGCATCGGGACCCGCGCCCGGCAGGAAATCGAGGCCCTCCTGGGCCAGCACGTGTACCTGGACCTCCAGGTCCGGGTCCGGGAGAAGTGGCGTCAGCGGCCGTCGGACCTGGACCTGCTGGGGATTCGGTGGGAGTGA